One region of Flavobacterium pisciphilum genomic DNA includes:
- a CDS encoding sugar O-acetyltransferase, with translation MKTEKEKMIAGDNYIAGSSILAKERRRAKNLLHRLNVTEYCMTKKAKLILEELIPNVGKGFYIEPPFHCDYGYNIYCGDNVYFNVNCVVLDCGPVTIGSNVFFAPNVQIYTATHPLDAELRKTTQSTLPVSIGDDCWIGGNSVICPGVTIGKGCVIGAGSVVTKDIPDNSLAVGNPAKVIRKLNQESENNK, from the coding sequence ATGAAAACTGAAAAAGAAAAAATGATTGCAGGAGATAACTACATAGCAGGTAGTTCAATTTTAGCAAAAGAGCGTAGAAGAGCTAAAAATCTATTGCATCGTTTAAATGTTACAGAATACTGCATGACTAAAAAAGCAAAGCTAATTTTAGAAGAATTAATTCCAAATGTAGGTAAGGGGTTTTATATAGAGCCACCATTTCATTGTGATTACGGATATAATATTTATTGTGGCGATAATGTATATTTTAACGTAAACTGTGTTGTTCTAGATTGTGGTCCCGTTACTATTGGATCGAATGTGTTTTTTGCTCCTAATGTTCAAATTTATACTGCTACACATCCGCTTGACGCAGAATTAAGAAAAACAACTCAAAGTACATTACCAGTTTCTATAGGAGATGATTGTTGGATTGGTGGTAATTCTGTAATATGTCCTGGAGTAACCATAGGAAAAGGTTGTGTAATAGGAGCGGGGTCGGTTGTTACAAAAGACATTCCAGATAATTCGCTAGCAGTTGGAAATCCAGCCAAAGTAATCAGAAAATTAAATCAAGAATCAGAAAATAATAAATAA
- a CDS encoding HPP family protein, with protein MGVDKIKRSYRKTRYILYKETLINSKEIFWSFLGSFVGIGLIAFVQTQHFSGSDLVYLIGSFGASSVLVYGEVRSPFSQPRNLVGGHVISAFVGVTVQQLAPDIIWITAPLAVSFSIVCMQITRTLHPPGGATALIAVTGSSQIKDLGYWYVFSPVLTGVTILLIIALIFNNLTSYRKYPSHNKYHNTYHKFRRRLQKKVTPNT; from the coding sequence ATGGGTGTTGACAAGATAAAAAGAAGTTACCGCAAAACGAGATATATTCTTTACAAAGAAACTTTAATCAATTCTAAAGAGATATTTTGGTCATTTTTAGGCTCATTTGTAGGTATCGGATTAATTGCCTTTGTACAAACTCAACATTTCTCAGGTTCAGATTTAGTGTACTTAATTGGATCCTTTGGAGCTTCGAGTGTTTTGGTTTATGGAGAAGTTAGAAGTCCATTTTCACAACCCCGTAATCTCGTTGGCGGACATGTTATTTCTGCATTCGTAGGGGTTACAGTGCAACAACTCGCACCAGATATTATCTGGATTACTGCTCCTTTGGCAGTATCGTTTTCTATTGTTTGTATGCAAATAACGAGAACTTTGCATCCACCAGGGGGAGCAACCGCACTTATAGCAGTTACAGGTTCTAGCCAGATTAAAGATTTAGGATATTGGTATGTTTTTTCTCCAGTATTAACAGGAGTTACGATATTACTTATTATAGCTTTGATATTTAACAATCTTACTTCGTATAGAAAATATCCAAGTCATAATAAATACCATAATACATATCATAAATTCCGAAGAAGGTTGCAAAAAAAAGTTACTCCCAATACTTAA
- a CDS encoding chloride channel protein has protein sequence MNKTAKIKENYQFIKFRKLVIVSVLIGFLSAFLGISLKKITEYYEEIFFHQATINPIYYVIFPVFGLSIIYFLRQYLFKKKENKGIKEVFESTQSKSKNLPIYKIPSHFINGLLTVIFGGSTGIEVSTVVATAAIGSVAHQKENVFRQYKTELICAGVAAGVTALFSSPIAGILFAIEVISRKVTRAFIISNLIAVSIAFGLITILNEGPLFAVTITTWHLKAIPYFILLGILAGINSVYLTRCVLFFKGQFSKIEKHYYKIIIGSIVLSVSLFVFPQLYGEGYHAIKGIFSNSAVPLTLTLTLSFIGILFLKPIVTSITLASGGDGGVFAPSLFIGAFLGLLLASVLNTFFNAQVIPLNFMVIGMAAVLSASIHAPFTAIFLVCGLTNDYTLFLPILVVCLISKYTAKMIYPHTVYTFLPSISK, from the coding sequence ATGAACAAAACAGCGAAAATTAAAGAAAATTATCAGTTTATTAAATTTCGAAAATTAGTTATTGTTTCTGTTTTAATTGGTTTTCTCTCAGCATTTTTAGGAATTTCTCTCAAGAAAATAACAGAATATTACGAAGAGATATTCTTTCATCAAGCTACAATAAATCCAATTTATTATGTCATTTTTCCAGTCTTTGGGCTTTCGATAATTTATTTTTTACGTCAGTATTTATTTAAGAAAAAAGAAAATAAAGGAATTAAAGAAGTTTTTGAGAGTACGCAATCAAAGTCTAAAAATCTACCCATTTATAAAATTCCTTCCCACTTTATTAATGGTTTGTTGACAGTTATTTTTGGAGGGTCAACCGGAATTGAGGTTTCTACAGTAGTGGCAACTGCAGCTATCGGTTCAGTAGCCCACCAAAAAGAGAATGTTTTCCGTCAGTATAAAACCGAATTAATTTGTGCAGGAGTTGCTGCAGGAGTTACAGCATTATTTAGTAGCCCAATTGCAGGAATTTTATTTGCAATTGAAGTTATTTCGAGAAAAGTAACACGAGCATTTATAATCTCTAATTTAATTGCAGTCTCTATAGCTTTTGGATTAATTACAATTTTAAATGAAGGACCATTATTTGCTGTAACGATTACGACTTGGCATTTAAAAGCAATTCCATATTTCATTCTTTTAGGAATTTTAGCAGGAATCAATTCTGTTTATTTAACGCGTTGTGTTTTGTTCTTTAAAGGGCAGTTCTCTAAAATAGAAAAGCATTATTATAAAATTATTATAGGCTCAATTGTTTTGAGTGTCTCATTGTTTGTATTTCCACAACTTTATGGAGAAGGATATCATGCTATAAAAGGAATCTTTAGTAATTCGGCAGTTCCGTTAACGCTTACCTTAACTTTGAGCTTTATTGGTATTTTATTTTTAAAGCCTATAGTTACTTCTATAACCTTGGCTTCAGGTGGTGACGGAGGTGTTTTTGCACCGAGTCTTTTTATAGGAGCATTTTTAGGGTTACTACTGGCATCCGTTTTAAATACCTTTTTTAATGCACAGGTAATTCCTTTAAATTTTATGGTAATTGGAATGGCAGCTGTTTTAAGTGCTAGTATTCATGCTCCATTTACCGCAATCTTTTTAGTTTGTGGACTAACAAATGATTACACTTTATTTTTGCCAATATTAGTTGTTTGCTTGATTTCTAAATATACCGCAAAAATGATTTATCCACATACCGTTTATACATTTTTACCAAGCATATCAAAATAA
- a CDS encoding TonB-dependent receptor, with protein MKTKFQKLNKNELTSKTQSFFTIAFLLISSVIFAQNTLSGKVVDTKGKPIAGANIYIDGTYDGATSAENGEFSFTTETKGNQILIVSFLIYETSTTSIDVANYKNQIIKLKENINSLDAVVITAGTMESGDKARVSVLKPLDIVTTAGTAGNIIAALQTLPGTQNVGEDGRLFVRGGEASETQTFVDGIRVSQPYGASVQNLPTRGRFSPFLFSGIAFSTGGYSAEYGEALSSVLLLNTQDEPDQNKTDIAMMTVGLGIGNTQKWKKSSLSVNVSYINLAPYQAVIKQDVDWNRPYQSLSGESVYRYHFNNGILKLYAAFDTSKIDLNQKNINFENPIRVNLVNNNFYLNTVYNGTFGSNWQITSGLSYGYSNNKKDIDVAHINDDENAAHLKLKLRKSLSNRVKLSFGTDYFITKYNEDFQDNLTPTVTNGYDSSIAAVYAETEISFSSKLAAKVGLRGSYNDLLDETALAPRASLAYKVAKNSQFSLAYGDFAQTPVVDYIKYSKYHQFESEKASHYILNFQYNKTGRTFRAEAYYKDYSNLVKYDTQNIQYNSVFNNNGSGYAKGLDIFWRDSKLYKNLEYWISYSYIDTKRDYKNFPTSATPDFVADQTLSVVTKYFVTDWKSQISLTNSFSTGRPYNNPNETKFMNGKTKSYNSLSLSWAYLLTTQKILYFSVSNILGTQNVFGYDYARTPDATGVYNRQAVTPTADRFFFVGFFWTISQNKNENQLKNL; from the coding sequence ATGAAAACCAAGTTCCAAAAATTAAATAAAAACGAACTAACATCAAAAACCCAATCGTTTTTTACAATCGCATTTTTGCTAATCAGTTCAGTCATTTTTGCTCAAAATACACTTTCTGGAAAAGTAGTAGATACAAAGGGAAAACCAATTGCAGGTGCCAACATCTATATAGACGGTACTTATGATGGAGCTACAAGTGCAGAAAATGGCGAATTCTCTTTTACAACCGAAACTAAGGGAAATCAGATATTAATAGTAAGTTTTTTAATTTATGAAACTTCAACCACATCAATAGATGTTGCCAATTATAAAAACCAGATTATCAAACTCAAAGAAAATATAAATTCATTAGATGCCGTTGTTATCACTGCTGGAACTATGGAATCTGGAGATAAAGCTAGAGTTTCTGTTTTAAAACCTTTAGATATTGTTACTACTGCTGGAACTGCCGGAAACATTATTGCTGCATTACAAACTTTGCCTGGAACTCAAAACGTAGGTGAAGACGGACGTTTATTTGTGCGTGGTGGTGAAGCAAGCGAAACACAAACATTTGTTGATGGTATTAGAGTTTCTCAACCTTATGGAGCATCAGTACAAAATTTACCAACACGTGGGCGTTTCTCTCCTTTCTTATTTAGCGGTATTGCTTTTTCAACAGGAGGTTATTCAGCTGAATATGGAGAAGCTTTATCAAGTGTATTATTATTAAACACCCAAGATGAACCTGACCAAAACAAAACAGATATTGCTATGATGACTGTAGGATTGGGAATTGGAAATACTCAAAAATGGAAGAAAAGCTCTTTGAGTGTAAATGTAAGCTACATTAATCTAGCACCTTATCAGGCTGTTATAAAACAAGATGTTGATTGGAATCGTCCATATCAATCGCTATCTGGAGAAAGTGTCTATCGCTATCATTTTAATAATGGGATTCTAAAATTATATGCCGCTTTTGACACTTCAAAAATTGATCTTAATCAAAAAAATATAAATTTTGAGAACCCAATTCGAGTGAATTTAGTTAATAATAATTTTTACTTAAATACAGTTTACAATGGTACTTTTGGTAGCAACTGGCAAATTACTTCGGGATTGAGTTATGGGTATAGCAACAATAAAAAAGACATTGATGTAGCTCATATAAATGATGATGAAAATGCTGCTCATCTTAAACTTAAACTAAGAAAGAGTCTTTCGAACAGAGTAAAATTATCATTTGGAACTGATTATTTTATTACAAAGTATAATGAAGATTTTCAAGATAATTTAACCCCAACAGTTACTAATGGTTACGATTCAAGTATTGCCGCTGTTTATGCTGAAACTGAAATTTCTTTTTCTAGTAAACTAGCTGCAAAAGTAGGACTTAGAGGTTCGTATAACGATTTATTAGATGAAACAGCATTAGCACCAAGAGCTTCGTTAGCATACAAAGTGGCAAAAAACAGTCAGTTTTCACTTGCTTATGGAGACTTTGCACAAACTCCCGTTGTTGATTACATCAAATATTCTAAATACCACCAGTTTGAAAGTGAAAAAGCATCACATTACATCTTAAACTTTCAGTACAATAAAACTGGACGTACTTTTAGAGCCGAAGCCTATTACAAAGATTATAGTAATCTAGTAAAATATGACACTCAAAACATTCAATACAATTCGGTTTTCAATAACAATGGTTCTGGTTATGCCAAAGGATTAGATATCTTTTGGAGAGATAGCAAATTATATAAAAATTTAGAATATTGGATTTCATACTCTTATATTGACACTAAAAGAGATTATAAAAATTTCCCAACAAGTGCAACTCCCGATTTTGTTGCTGACCAAACCTTATCTGTTGTGACCAAATATTTTGTTACTGATTGGAAATCTCAAATTAGTTTAACAAACAGTTTTAGCACAGGAAGACCATACAACAATCCAAATGAGACAAAATTCATGAACGGAAAAACAAAATCATACAATAGTTTAAGCCTTAGTTGGGCCTATCTATTAACTACTCAAAAGATTTTATACTTCTCTGTTTCAAATATTTTAGGAACTCAAAATGTATTCGGATACGATTATGCCAGAACTCCCGACGCAACTGGAGTGTACAACAGACAAGCTGTAACACCTACTGCCGATCGCTTTTTCTTTGTTGGTTTCTTCTGGACTATTAGCCAAAATAAAAATGAAAATCAATTAAAGAATTTGTAG
- a CDS encoding 2TM domain-containing protein produces the protein MHLKPHIIKALFIGVIIFIVSFLIKFISFGTEVFTPYLFTAFFYCMLYSTLLYIVNASLFAFLDKVFKANPYSLKRIIIGFISSFFCSLFAIFVLRIFLKVIIDKHSITEFLANEDAENYIESSIITFIVLAVFHALHFYKVYNENRVKEQKIIAGTASAKFETLKNQIDPHFLFNSLNVLSSLIEENPDNAQRFTTSLSKIYRYVLEQKDKELVFVEDELAFAKTYMNLLKMRFENSLFYELPTEGINPDAKVVPLSLQLLLENTVKHNVVSEQRPLHIRIFIKGDYLAVQNDFQKKEVLQDRQGVGLQNIVNRYGIITNRKVLIEQNAATFTVKIPILTKQIAVMETTTDYNENNAYYRAKKRVEELKGFYGNLISYCCVVPFLVFINLKFSPGFQWFWFSALGWGFGLAMHAFKVFGYSTNWEERKIQEILRKEENKQNWK, from the coding sequence ATGCATCTAAAACCACATATAATTAAAGCTTTATTTATTGGGGTAATAATTTTTATAGTATCCTTCTTAATCAAATTCATTTCATTTGGAACTGAAGTATTTACTCCATATTTATTTACAGCTTTTTTTTACTGCATGTTATATAGTACTTTACTGTATATCGTTAATGCTTCGTTATTTGCCTTTTTAGATAAAGTATTCAAAGCCAATCCTTATTCATTAAAACGCATAATTATTGGCTTTATCAGTTCTTTTTTCTGTTCGTTATTTGCCATATTTGTACTCCGTATTTTCTTGAAAGTTATCATAGATAAACATTCAATAACTGAATTTTTAGCTAATGAAGATGCTGAAAATTATATAGAGTCATCTATTATTACTTTTATCGTATTAGCGGTTTTTCATGCCTTACATTTTTATAAAGTATATAATGAGAACCGAGTTAAGGAACAAAAAATAATTGCTGGAACTGCTTCCGCAAAATTTGAAACTTTAAAAAACCAGATTGATCCACATTTTCTCTTTAATAGTTTAAATGTATTAAGTTCACTGATAGAAGAAAATCCAGATAATGCCCAACGTTTTACAACTTCATTATCTAAAATTTATCGCTACGTTTTAGAACAAAAAGACAAAGAACTCGTATTTGTAGAAGATGAACTAGCCTTTGCAAAAACGTATATGAATTTATTAAAAATGCGTTTCGAAAATAGTTTATTCTACGAATTGCCAACTGAAGGTATTAATCCAGATGCAAAAGTAGTTCCCCTATCATTACAACTTTTACTTGAAAATACAGTAAAGCATAATGTGGTAAGTGAGCAAAGACCGCTTCATATCCGAATATTTATTAAAGGAGATTATCTAGCAGTTCAAAACGATTTTCAAAAGAAAGAAGTCTTGCAAGACCGCCAAGGTGTAGGCTTGCAAAATATAGTAAACCGTTATGGTATTATTACCAACAGAAAAGTGTTGATTGAGCAAAATGCAGCAACATTTACTGTTAAAATACCTATTCTAACAAAACAAATTGCTGTCATGGAAACAACAACCGATTATAACGAAAACAATGCTTATTATAGAGCAAAAAAAAGAGTTGAAGAACTTAAAGGCTTTTATGGAAATTTAATTTCTTATTGTTGTGTAGTACCATTTCTAGTCTTTATCAACTTAAAATTCTCACCTGGATTCCAATGGTTTTGGTTCTCGGCTCTAGGATGGGGATTCGGATTAGCAATGCATGCTTTTAAAGTATTTGGGTATAGCACAAATTGGGAGGAAAGAAAAATTCAGGAAATCCTAAGAAAAGAAGAAAACAAACAAAACTGGAAATAA
- a CDS encoding VOC family protein: MLSLNKVHHIAIICSDYDKSKLFYTEILGLTIIREVYREERQSYKLDLALNGNYIIELFSFPNPPERTSRPEAAGLRHLAFEVTDLDQTVAFLVSKDVTCEAIRVDEFTDKRFTFIADPDDLPIEFYEC, encoded by the coding sequence ATGTTATCATTAAATAAAGTTCACCATATCGCTATTATTTGTAGTGATTATGATAAGTCTAAATTGTTTTATACTGAGATTCTAGGTTTAACGATAATTAGAGAAGTTTATCGCGAAGAACGTCAGTCATATAAACTTGATTTGGCTTTAAATGGGAATTATATTATCGAGTTGTTTTCTTTTCCAAATCCGCCAGAAAGAACCTCTAGACCAGAAGCTGCAGGTTTGCGGCATTTGGCTTTTGAGGTAACTGATTTAGATCAAACTGTTGCATTTTTAGTTTCAAAAGATGTAACATGTGAGGCAATCCGAGTAGATGAATTTACTGATAAACGATTTACTTTTATTGCTGATCCAGACGATTTACCAATTGAATTCTACGAGTGTTAA
- a CDS encoding LexA family protein, with translation MKLRSLNNDGTTLEFYIPDYSSKLEIPFFDVGISAGFPSPADDFIELTIDLNREFVKNKDTTFFAKVKGHSMKDVGINDGDLLIIDKSLEPQNNKIAVCQVDGKFTVKRIKIEKDSVWLIAENEDYEPIKVTSENEFLIWGIVIHSIKSF, from the coding sequence ATGAAATTACGAAGTTTAAATAACGACGGCACAACCCTAGAATTTTACATTCCGGATTATTCATCAAAATTAGAAATTCCTTTTTTTGATGTTGGAATTAGTGCTGGATTTCCATCACCTGCAGATGATTTTATCGAGTTAACAATAGACCTTAACAGAGAATTTGTTAAAAATAAAGACACTACTTTTTTTGCCAAAGTAAAAGGGCATTCTATGAAAGATGTTGGAATAAACGATGGTGATTTGTTGATTATAGACAAAAGTTTAGAACCTCAAAATAATAAAATTGCAGTTTGTCAAGTTGATGGAAAATTTACTGTAAAACGTATTAAAATAGAGAAAGATAGTGTTTGGCTTATTGCTGAAAACGAAGATTATGAACCCATAAAAGTAACCTCAGAAAATGAATTTCTGATTTGGGGAATCGTAATTCATTCGATAAAATCTTTTTAG
- a CDS encoding DinB family protein, which produces MSENRRISNLYQSIYNGNPWLEVTLANTLKDVSANQAYRKINPHLNTIWEITNHLIQWRRNILRRVQGETITTPDHNYFVPVLDSSEAAWEQSLQNLAKSQELWNSFFENFDDSNLDKIYVNNGHTYYEHIHGIIQHDIYHLGQIVILKKLL; this is translated from the coding sequence ATGTCAGAAAATAGAAGAATTTCGAATCTATACCAATCCATTTATAATGGTAATCCGTGGCTAGAAGTCACTTTGGCAAATACTTTAAAAGATGTAAGTGCAAATCAGGCTTATAGGAAGATAAATCCTCATTTAAATACGATTTGGGAAATTACCAATCATCTTATACAGTGGAGAAGAAATATTTTAAGACGTGTTCAGGGAGAAACTATCACGACTCCTGACCATAATTATTTTGTTCCAGTTTTAGATTCATCTGAAGCAGCTTGGGAACAATCTCTTCAAAATCTAGCCAAATCACAAGAATTATGGAATTCATTTTTTGAGAATTTTGATGATTCCAATCTAGATAAAATATACGTCAATAATGGTCATACCTATTATGAGCATATTCATGGAATTATCCAACACGATATTTATCATCTGGGTCAAATTGTTATTCTCAAAAAGCTACTTTAA
- a CDS encoding Y-family DNA polymerase — protein MFALVDCNNFYASCQRVFEPHLIGKPVVILSNNDGCVIARSDEAKLAGVPMGAPAFKFEALFKEKNIFVYSSNYALYGDMSNRVMNLLRAYTPDIELYSIDEAFLKFTGFELFDLNEMGISMQKKVTRGTGIPISIGFAPTKALAKVANKIARKFAERTQNVYTIDTEEKRIKALKWTKIEDVWGIGRKHAKRLKQKNVLTAYQFTQLSDAWVRKEMAVVGLRLKHDLEGKPTLDLEGPRSKKMIATTRSFETKYTTYDEISERVSTFTASCAEKLRRQNCHCNMVTVFIQTNYLANDQSQYSRSITINTDFPTNSTIELNQAAQKGLKEIYKTGYSYKRAGVIVMGLTPNDETQLNLFSTSNPKHQPLMSVIDKMNLSYGDNKVKFGMQSLGRQWKMKQDRLSPKFSTKLKDVITIEV, from the coding sequence ATGTTTGCTTTAGTCGATTGTAATAATTTTTATGCCTCTTGCCAAAGGGTATTCGAACCACATTTGATAGGAAAACCAGTTGTTATCCTTTCTAATAATGATGGTTGTGTTATTGCGCGCTCTGACGAAGCCAAATTAGCAGGAGTTCCAATGGGAGCACCAGCATTTAAATTTGAAGCATTATTTAAAGAAAAAAATATTTTCGTGTATTCATCTAATTATGCTCTATACGGAGATATGAGTAATCGCGTAATGAATTTGCTTAGAGCTTATACTCCCGACATAGAATTGTATAGTATAGATGAAGCCTTTTTAAAATTTACTGGTTTTGAATTGTTTGATTTGAATGAGATGGGAATCAGTATGCAAAAAAAGGTTACAAGAGGTACTGGAATTCCTATCAGTATCGGTTTTGCACCAACAAAAGCTTTAGCAAAAGTAGCTAATAAAATTGCTAGAAAATTTGCCGAAAGAACTCAGAATGTCTATACAATTGACACTGAAGAAAAAAGAATTAAAGCGTTAAAGTGGACAAAAATTGAAGATGTCTGGGGAATAGGGAGAAAGCATGCTAAGCGCCTGAAACAGAAAAATGTCTTAACAGCATATCAATTTACACAATTATCGGATGCTTGGGTTCGTAAAGAAATGGCAGTAGTTGGGCTGAGATTAAAACATGATTTAGAGGGCAAGCCAACACTTGATTTAGAAGGGCCTCGAAGCAAAAAAATGATTGCAACCACCCGTTCATTCGAAACTAAATATACTACTTATGATGAAATTTCGGAAAGAGTAAGCACTTTTACAGCTTCGTGTGCCGAGAAATTAAGACGTCAGAATTGTCATTGCAATATGGTAACGGTTTTTATTCAAACTAACTATTTGGCAAACGACCAATCACAATATTCACGTAGTATTACCATAAATACAGATTTTCCCACTAATTCAACAATTGAGTTGAATCAAGCAGCACAAAAAGGATTAAAGGAAATTTATAAAACAGGATATTCATATAAAAGAGCAGGAGTTATTGTTATGGGCTTAACGCCAAATGACGAAACACAGCTTAATTTATTTAGTACTTCCAATCCCAAACATCAGCCCTTAATGAGTGTTATCGATAAAATGAATTTAAGCTACGGGGATAACAAAGTTAAATTTGGAATGCAATCATTAGGACGACAATGGAAAATGAAACAGGATAGATTATCCCCAAAATTTTCAACTAAACTAAAAGATGTTATTACGATAGAAGTGTAA
- a CDS encoding DUF3347 domain-containing protein, with translation MKSIKTVLIAVVALLSFTSCDAKIKNAKTETVKIFGNCGMCKKVIEKAGNLKNIAEVDWNEKTKMATLTYDAIKTNKDEILKRIALAGYDSNEFLAPNDVYAKLPECCQYERNNKKMAMVTPVEKMDHDAHSNHKMTSSDVDLKEFVLNPVFEAYFGIKDALVKTDGATASAKAKILVAAINGVKMESLPMDVHMVWMKVLKDLKEDAEHIADTKDAAHQRDHFNTLSKSVYALLKASKTGETTYYQFCPMANNGKGANWLSKENTIKNPYYGSKMLSCGSTVETIK, from the coding sequence ATGAAATCAATAAAAACAGTATTGATAGCAGTCGTTGCATTGCTATCATTCACATCTTGTGATGCAAAAATAAAAAATGCAAAAACCGAAACAGTAAAAATATTTGGTAACTGCGGAATGTGTAAAAAAGTAATTGAAAAAGCAGGAAACTTAAAAAACATTGCTGAAGTAGATTGGAATGAAAAAACTAAAATGGCAACGCTTACTTATGATGCTATTAAAACAAATAAAGATGAAATTTTAAAACGTATTGCATTAGCAGGATATGATAGCAATGAGTTTCTAGCTCCAAACGATGTTTATGCAAAACTTCCTGAATGTTGCCAGTACGAACGAAATAATAAAAAAATGGCAATGGTTACTCCTGTAGAGAAAATGGATCATGATGCGCATTCAAACCACAAAATGACTTCTTCAGATGTTGATCTAAAAGAGTTTGTTTTAAATCCAGTTTTTGAAGCTTATTTCGGAATCAAAGATGCATTGGTAAAAACTGATGGAGCTACAGCTTCGGCAAAAGCTAAAATATTAGTAGCTGCTATAAATGGAGTGAAAATGGAAAGTTTGCCAATGGACGTTCATATGGTTTGGATGAAAGTTTTAAAAGACTTAAAAGAAGATGCAGAACATATTGCAGATACTAAAGATGCTGCACACCAAAGAGATCATTTTAATACATTGTCTAAAAGTGTATACGCTTTATTAAAAGCTTCAAAAACGGGAGAAACGACCTACTATCAATTTTGCCCAATGGCAAATAATGGGAAAGGTGCCAATTGGTTGAGTAAAGAAAACACAATTAAAAATCCATATTATGGTTCAAAAATGTTGAGCTGTGGTAGTACTGTAGAAACTATCAAATAA